The genomic segment CGCTCTTGGTCTTCAGGTGTCATAGCGAGTGATCCCTAGGGCTACCCTTCTATTCTCCCCCTTGGCACTGTTTTTGCAAAAGTGGGATGCTCCCGATCGCCTCCCTCTGATAAAACCTGGGTACGTTTTGGTTTTGTAGGGCGATCGCTCTGCTGGTAGGGACGAAACCATGACAGATGAAACTCGACATTGGATTCTATATTGGATTCTATAATTGTTTCCCAGCATACCGTTGTGGATCTTTTTTTTGAAAAAAATCTGGACTACCTGATCTTTTTTATAACCCTACAGAGTTCTGGAGAATCAAGCTAGTGATGAACAGCACTTGGAAGACTTTCCTGGTTTAGACGAAGGATGACAGAGGCTCATTCCCGTCCACAGGGCTGGAAGTCCATATTTTCTTAATGTTTTGGTGTATACGGTTTTACTTGATCCCCAGCTATTATTTATATAGATAGCCCTTTTTCCTTCATCAGGCTTTGTGCTTCTTGATATAGAAATCCATGATTTCTGTCTGATCCCCAATTTAAGTTGTTAGGTTTTCAATTGTTAGCCTTTATACAATTATTTGATCATTTAGTGAGGGTTAATAAAACCTAAATTTAGATCTTTAGACAGATGTTTTGCCGTTGCTTCGATGTCATGATAAATTGTGTCGGTTATCTGCAATCTCGTATTGCAGGAGGCATAATGTTGAACATGAAATCAATGTAAGGGTTGCATCTTTAGGATCACTGCCTTTTTGTCTGGACAACCTATGAGAAATACGGTCTTGATAGGTTGCCTAGCAGTAACAGGGTCTTAAATTTTCACATTGCTCAATTTAATACCCATTTTTCTCGGTATAGCAGCTTAGGACTAGAAGACAACACACCTTGCCATGGAGGCGTTCATTTGATGTGAACTTTAAGAGTGTGAACCTAGTGCCCTGCCTACAGTTTCAGTTGTTCATCACACAAGTTTTGAGGAATCTTTAAAATGCAAGCCATTCAAATCATCCGTTGTCCAAACTGTGGCAGTCTGGCAGAACGCTTCCATGTTTTAGGTAGCCAAACGTTGCAAGTGCAAACCCAATGCGCATCCTGCGATTATCTGATGATTACCTGCTCACAAACGGGCAATGTTGTTGAGGCCTATGCGCCAGGGCTGCCCATGCGTTCTTGAGTCCGTAGCCGCTAGCTTTTAGATGAAGAGCAGCGCTGTTGATCGACTCAGGTTGAGGCATCATACAAGCTAGGTGCATGGGACGATCGCAGTCCATAACTTGTGGTGCAAGGTGCTTTAAAGTTGTGCGATGGAGGTTGACTACAGTGCGCATCTCGTAAGGCTTTGATACGCTACGCCGCTGCTCATGCATCCTGCACCGCCTATCCATGAGACTTTCTACTTAGCACTATGGTTCGATGCCAGCTAGGATTGAGCTAGCGATCGCTTCCATGTCCTGCTTTTTATCCAAGACTCCATGACGGCTGACTCTGACTCTCCCTTGCCCAATGATGCTGCTAACGTAAACCCCTCTGAACCTGGTGATGGATCAGAGGGGTCAATGCTGTTAACGGATACTCCCCAAGAGGATCCGCCGCATTCCCCTACCGCTCATATAGACACACTCTCCACACCATTAGTTGAGCCTAGGGTAGAAGCGGCAGAGCCTTTGCTGACCAGCGACCTGTTGCCATCCCGCCCAGTCCTCTTTGCCATTACCCTAAGTATGGCTGTCCTCAGCCTGCTGATTAACAGCGCTATTTTAGGGCTGGCCAGCGCAGGTATTCTGTTAATCCTATCCATAACGGTGATCGGGCCAACGCTGTATGACGTGGTGGCTAACGTTTTATCGGCCCAGCAGCGATCGCTCTTGTTGGCAACGGCCAGCCTCATCCTCGCCCTAGGGATGCTGCTGCGGTTTTCAGCATGGGGGCTGGGTGTCTCTCGCTGGGCGGCCACGCAGGTGAACTGGGAAGCGGTGGGTGCCTTGGGAGATGCCTTTGGGGCGTTAGGGCAAATTTTAATTGCGGTGCTGGCGGTCTATATTGCTTGGCGGCAATATGTGATTTCTAAAGATTTGACGATTCAGCAAAATACCATTACCCAGCAGCAGACGATTGATTCCTACTTTCAGGGCATTTCTGATCTTGTGCTGGATGAAGAGGGGCTGCTGGAAGATTGGCCTCAGGAACGGGCGATCGCTGAAGGACGCACTGCCGCCATCCTGAGCAGTGTTGACGCTGGCGGCAAGGCCAAAATTGTTCGTTTTCTGTCCCAATCACGATTATTGACACCGCTGAGGCGCGATCGCCGCCTAGGACGCGCCATTCTCGATGGAGCTGGCGGTTATCAAGAGGATCGAGGTGACGGTGTACGGGTGATTGATCTAGGCGTTATGCTGGCTGGAGCCAATCTATCTGGCACGGATCTCCGATGGACTGACTTGAGCGAAGTCAACCTCATTCGCGCCAATCTCAGTCACTGTGATCTTGTCAAGACTAACGTTGCCCGTACGATTCTCTGCGATGCCAACCTCACGGGCTCAGATCTCATGGGTGCCCGTCTCTACTATGGCTCTGCAGCAACAGCCACCCCCCGCACCCGCAGCGATCGCCCCAACTATCAAACCGGAGCCTTCACCGGAGCCGTGATCGAAAATGCTAACTTCAGCCAAGTCGCTCGCCTATCCGACGAACAACGCTACTACTGCTGTGCTTGGGGCGGTAGCAAAACCCGTGCAACCATACCGGGTGGATGTAACGGTATCCCCAACCTGCTGGGGCGTT from the Leptolyngbya sp. CCY15150 genome contains:
- a CDS encoding replication restart DNA helicase PriA; this encodes MQAIQIIRCPNCGSLAERFHVLGSQTLQVQTQCASCDYLMITCSQTGNVVEAYAPGLPMRS
- a CDS encoding pentapeptide repeat-containing protein, producing the protein MTADSDSPLPNDAANVNPSEPGDGSEGSMLLTDTPQEDPPHSPTAHIDTLSTPLVEPRVEAAEPLLTSDLLPSRPVLFAITLSMAVLSLLINSAILGLASAGILLILSITVIGPTLYDVVANVLSAQQRSLLLATASLILALGMLLRFSAWGLGVSRWAATQVNWEAVGALGDAFGALGQILIAVLAVYIAWRQYVISKDLTIQQNTITQQQTIDSYFQGISDLVLDEEGLLEDWPQERAIAEGRTAAILSSVDAGGKAKIVRFLSQSRLLTPLRRDRRLGRAILDGAGGYQEDRGDGVRVIDLGVMLAGANLSGTDLRWTDLSEVNLIRANLSHCDLVKTNVARTILCDANLTGSDLMGARLYYGSAATATPRTRSDRPNYQTGAFTGAVIENANFSQVARLSDEQRYYCCAWGGSKTRATIPGGCNGIPNLLGR